The DNA region GGACAATTCTACTGGAATATCCATATGGAATATACTTGGCAATATTGTAATCTGCTTTTGTGTAGTTATTGGTTTTAACCCGGGAATAATCGGAATTGTAATTCCTTCTTCCCTGCATTTTTTTACAAAATCAAAAAACTTCTGGTTATCAAAGAACATCTGAGTAACTATATAATCTGCCCCCAGATCAACTTTTTGTTTAAGATATTTGATATCAGTCTGAAGATTGGGAGCCTCAAAGTGTTTTTCAGGATAGCCTGCTATTCCGATACAGAAATCGGAAGGAACAGGATTCTGCAAATCATCATCAAGATATACGCCCTGATTCATACATTTTATCTGCTTAATAAGATCAGAAGCATAATGATGACCATCCGCTTCAGGAATAAAGGTACCCTCTGACTTTATAGCATCTCCTCTTAAGGCCAATACATTATCAATACCCAGGAAATTCAAGTCAATGAGAGCATTTTCTGTTTCTTCCCTTGAAAATCCGCCACATATAATATGAGGGACTGCATCTACCCTGTATTTATTCATGATAGCTGCACAAATTCCTACAGTTCCAGGTCTTTTTCTGATTGATTTTTTTTCGAGAAGACCGTTTTCTCTTTTCTTGAATACAAACTCTTCTCTATGGTATGTGACATCTATAAAAGGAGGTTTAAACTCCA from Sporocytophaga myxococcoides includes:
- the metF gene encoding methylenetetrahydrofolate reductase [NAD(P)H], translating into MKVVEHLKNAKKTLFSFEILPPLKGQDIQSLFDGIDPLMEFKPPFIDVTYHREEFVFKKRENGLLEKKSIRKRPGTVGICAAIMNKYRVDAVPHIICGGFSREETENALIDLNFLGIDNVLALRGDAIKSEGTFIPEADGHHYASDLIKQIKCMNQGVYLDDDLQNPVPSDFCIGIAGYPEKHFEAPNLQTDIKYLKQKVDLGADYIVTQMFFDNQKFFDFVKKCREEGITIPIIPGLKPITTQKQITILPSIFHMDIPVELSEAISKCKTADQVKEVGIEWTIQQSKELMEFGVPVLHYYSMGKSDSVKQIASALF